The region CTCTGTGtgctctattttttttccttttggctctTTATTGTCTCTTATTCTGTTCGTCGTTCTTTTCATTTCTCGCTGCCAGTCGCTATTAGAAGTgaacctttctttctttcatattCTACCTCATCATCACTCTTGCCTTCCTCCTTTTCCACCACACCAAATAAAAAGTGAGGGAGACCTGCtgagagcccccccccccccaccctttTTAAGCGAGGCGGTCCTCTGAGCCCTCTTGTGGCAGGAAGGTGTCATGACAGTTTTGTTGTCTCTCACATTGTCAGCAAAAGTTGCTGATTAGATATGACAAATACTTCCCATATTTATCCTGCAGCTTTATGACAGACAGCTGTTTAGACATCGTTGTTGCCCTAAATAACCTGTTGCCTGAAACTTTTCTTATCTGTGGATATATTCTTTTTAGTAGTCAAGTTTTGGAGTCgtaggagttttttttttttttttttttttttttttttttttgtcactgtttATCTCATGAAAACAGCGTTTTAGCCGGCAGACTTACTTTATCTGCTCCTATTTCTACTCAATCTGCATTTACTCCTCCCTCTGCCTTGtcctcctgttttatttttggcgTTCTTTTCCCTCCATTGTGAGAAGAAGCGTTTGTGTATGTAGGGAGACGGGGGGAGTGATTGACGGAGGCAGGGTTAGGTTTCAGTTCCCCCTTATCTTTTAATGGCCTGGTCTTTGTGTCGGCCCCCCACCACCTGAGGCAAACACAATacaatccacacacacacacacacacacacacacacacacacacacacacacgtgacaCGAGAGCCCTTCAAAGGCGAACCTGTCAATGGACCGGCTGTCACCTCCCTCCTGTGGCGCCCTGGCTGTGATTGATAACTCCATCCTCTCCCATCCTCCCTCCCGCCTTGTTCATGTGGTCCACCTCCAGCTAGTCCAAACAGACAGACGCAGCAGAATGACAGCAATAAAATACAGAcgcattttgtttttcatgttttctaaTGAAAAGCAGGGCTCTCATGTGTTGTGTACAAATCTGCCTAGCCGTGCTTTGAATGCATGACTTTGAAACACGAGAAAAAAGACATACAATAAAATCATGTTGGCTTGTATTTGAAGGAGCTTTCACTGGTATAACTACAGAGCCGTGATCCCCACTTTACCAATTCTTACAAGCAAACAGGGATCTTTAACTCTTAAGATCTTAAGATTTCTTATCATTCTCATGTGTAGGCTAACCAAAAAGAAGGTAAAAGTAGAGCCCTGACAGATATTAGCTTTTTGCCAATAGATATTGGTATTGGTACTAAAATAAAGTGTTTATACTTTGGCCTAGAGTGCAAGGGATGTTTTACTCCACAGACACCTCTAGCAGCTTTTAAGGTGGGATGAGAGGGGATAATGTTCTGAAATATGTATAGAGATGAAATACCTTTGGGGGGAGGGGAAAAAGAGACAGGCAGGAAATAAAGCTATGAAGAGAAATGTGAGTGAAAGCTGGACAAATAATGGGCACATCAGAAAGAGCCACGCTCTAATGGGAaaatagacaaaaaaaacaacacagtttAATGTGTGCTGAGGCAGCTGTAGAGCTCTTTGAACTGAGGGAGAGGGTGGCCATGTTTCTTCCCACAGCTGCATCCCAGTATGCTAGCGGTGGAACTAGACACCACTGTACCAAACCTCAGATCTACAGCTGGTGGTTtaaagacttaaacacacatgGGCTCAATATACACTCACTTGCTTCTCCATACTTCTCCATCATGTCCATTAAAACACCTTTTTACCCCAAAAAATGAAGTctggcatttttaaaaaagcgaTAGCCAAATAAAAGGCTATTTTTATACGTCCTGATGGGATTTTATTCCATCCCAGTGACCCCACCTTCTACCTCATACTGTCCAGCCATCTGCTAGCAGAAATCAAGGAGCCATCCCTGCTTTCCATTTCATGTctgccatctctctctctctctctctctctcgctctctacTCGCTCTAAACTGTTGTTTATCTCAGGATGTAGTGGCTTTGGTTTTGGTTTGCACATATCCTTTGCTGAATCTCAGTCGTTGTGCTGAGAGCAGTCTACAAAAGTGCAGCAGATTTTAAAAGTATAGTAATCTAGACAGTTGATTGGCTCCCTAATGAATAGCGATGGTTTCCGCAAATAGCTTTGGTCTGACCAGCCAAATGTTTTACTGCACAGCTAGCATCTGAATGTTTGGCCTCTTCATAGCATGGAGTGTGGGTGCGCCCACACCCCTGCATGTGTTGGCTTGTACATTCTgataattttattttctctctctctctctctgtgtgtgcgtgtgtgtgcgttttgGGAAAATCATTTATACCATGTTAGCTGTAATAGTGTTTTTAACAATGAAAGGAATCTGACCTGACAACAGCAGTTCTGTTCTGTTTAAACTCGGTCAGCATGCCACCCACTGTTGTTTCTTACAATGAGTCCTTTTTCTAAAACAGACGTACTGTAGTCACATGATTGTTGTAAGATTGGTCACTCTATGACATCTAACATGTCTCAATTGTCTCTCCCTGCTTCTTCTGTGCATCTCAGGTTTCTAAAGTAAACGGGCTGACACGGGCGGGCTCGGCACAAGCCGTCAATGGTGCCAAAAAGAGCCGCGACTTCCGACTGCCCTCCAAAACTGTGAAGAAGTACACAGCCACCGTGTCCAAGGGCCACGTCACCTACACCAAAGCCAAACAGAAAGAACTGGGCAAGAAAACcaaactcagcagcagcaacaaacacaacagcGCCGCCTCGGCACCATCGTCAGCGAACAATCACAATCAGCACAGCCAGCCAGCAGCCAGCAATGGGCTGGCCAACTCAGGAAAAGCAGCGGCACCAGCCCACCACAGCAATGCAAAAACCCGCAAACAGGTGCTACTATCCAATGGGCTGCACAATGTGGCTGCCGGCGGCCGTCCCAACGGCAGGCTAAATGGGCAGCGGCACAACACCCTGGCCAAGGAGGATGCACAGAAACTGTGCCAGCAGGGCCAGGGGGAGTGCCATGGTCGAGAAGGACTGCGGAACTCCAAGCGGCGTCTGGAGGTGCTGCTCAACTCGGTGGGGACGGGGGTGGTTGAGCACAAAGCCAAAACGCATGGCACTGAGGCCAAGAAGGCCAAGCTCCAATCCACTCCTTTGGAGAcccgcagcagcagcaagaAGGTGGCCAATCAAGAGAAAGCTACCACGCAAAACACCTCGTCTACCACTCCAATTTCTAATGGACACGAATCAGAAACACCCCCTTCTCCTAAACAAACTCAACCTGTTACCCCACCTCCATCTTCTACTCTCCCTCCTCAACAAACCCTGCCTCCTTCTACACCAGCAGCCAACGCGGAGCCGGTGAACCAGCGACCTAAGCGGGCATCGGCTGgcaagctgatgttgatacgacaagcacagcagcagcagagcaggtcCCATGGTCGGAGTGCCTCCTCCCCCTCATTAGGCCAGAATCACTCACCGAACCCCAGTCACGTCAGCACTACCTCAGACCCCCAACAAACCTCTGtgtcctcctccacctcttctCCTCTTACTTCCACCAACAGCCCTGGACAGCTCAAACCGGCAGCATTGCGGGCTGTTGACCGTGACAAGGAGTGGGAGAGTGAGAAAGAGCTGACGCGTCAGAAGGAACGCGAGCAAGAGAAGGAGTGGGAGCGCCACCGGAGTAAGCCGGAGGGCTGGGCAGCCCTGGGTGAAGTCCCCATTTTCCGGCCGGCTCCAAGGGAGTTTCAGGACCCCCTGGTGTACTTGGATGCGGTGAGGGAACAGGCTGAAGTGGCTGGCATGTGCCGTGTGGCGCCACCACCAGACTGGCGACCAGAGTGTAAGCTGAGCGAGGAGATGCGTTTTGTTACACAGGTGCAGAGAGTCCACATGCTGGGCCGGCGCTGGGGCCCCAATGTGCAGCGGCTGGCTTGCATCCGCAAGCACCTTAAATCTCAGGGCATTACCATGGATGAGCCACCTGTCATTGGTAAGTGAACACGCACATGTGTATGTGAATGTACAGTAGCAGTACTGTATGCTAGGGTGTTAAGTGTAAGATgctgtgttgtttgtttggagttgacttttttttttctttagggaTGTTAAAGCTCTGCAAAATTGCAAGCTGCACCTGAACAGTCTAAAATGCTTAGTTGGCTGAccgggctttttttttttttttttaatttttaaacccTTGTTTGCAACACATTTGCAAAAATGCCAGCTTAGCATGCCCACAAACAAGGAGCAGCTGCCTCAAAAAGTCTTGACCATGATGATGCcacatgtgttttttatttatttattttttctggcaCAACTGAACATAAAAGTCAGAAGAGCTGAAGATCCAGTgaaatgttgttgtttctggTCACACAGTGCTCTCATATTGCTGAAGGGGGAACTCAGAATTGCTGATTCTTTGTGTAAGCATGAAAAATAAATGGTGTGATGTGGTGCAATGACATAGTTTGTGCCATTTAGAATCATACGCTGATTTCTGTTGCTGCATTACTGAATTCAAGCActgttcattcatttcattgtcAGATTGCCTGCCGACCAATAAGAACGGACTTGATTTTTCAGAAGGCCGTTAAAGAAACATGAGATATGTTTCAGAGGGAGAAATGAGTGCGACAGCAATGTTATAGCATGAGAGAATATGATgtgatttagtttttattttttctatatgAGAGAATGTAAAGCTGTTCTATCATACTCCCGAATGTATTTATGAAACTGTAAATGAGCATACTGAGCATATAAAGTATGTGCAGAGTTTGAGTGATGAGTGATAGGCCACAGGTTTCTTCCTGCACACTGTCACGTAGAACCAGAGCTTACTTTCTAAGAGTGATTATTAGCAAACAAGtaaacagacataaacacaagcaCACTCAACCCAGTCAAAACATGGCTATCCACATCCCTCAATAAACAATTTCTTTATAGGAAAAAATGTGCAAGTACAGGTTACAAAATAGCAACATCTGCTCAGTACTTTATCGACGCACACACAGAGTATGGTTTGTCACAGACTCCTAATTTAATTTCTCCTGGATCCTGGTCTTTCACATGTTGCTGTTTATGGTGATAAGTACAACAAAGAAGATGATTTACAATCACAAAAACCTTTGTATTCTGCAGTTTAACTGTGGTTTGGCCTCCTTTGCTCTATAAAACTGTTTACTGTGACACTTATGCACTACTTATTGTTTCCGTTGATATCACTGGTTCTCCGAGAGCTTCAGCAGTATTCGACCTGATTTGTATCTCGCCGTTTTATAGATGACAGCAACAATGTGGAACATATCAGAAAGGAGCCTGGCGGCCAATGAAAACAATATTTCTCTCAGATTGCTCAGTCACCTTCTATTTCTCATGATGACATAAGCGTTTTATGAGCATTTAAACAGCCTCGGGTCGGGACGGAAATCCAATGTGTGAGCTTTGTGCATGTGCAAATTCTCATGTGTGCAAACAAGTGGCTGTTTAGTTTTGCCCTGGTTGAGTTTGTGCAGTCTCTTGTGCTGTGTGTAGCTTTTATATACAGCTGAATACAGATTAGAGCCAGGGCTAGAGTGAGGGCTGTTGGCCAGAGAAACCTGGCAGCCAACGGTCCACAGCGCAGCCAGCCAGGGTACCCTGGTTTCaaatgacttcttttactgtccCCAGCAGATAAGTTCTACATTAACAGtaatttgtgtctgtgtttggcACAATGAAGGTTCAGATCCGTTTTGAAAGGTGGATTGGCtgtttcaaataaaatgaactGGGCAGGAGGGAACGGCATGTTTAGCCAAAGGAGCAGATGACCCAAGATGGCATTCTTTTAGATTAGCTTGATTTCTGCGACTTTTTAAAAAGCGGAGTTTATATtagtgaaaactgaaaacttcTTTATGTACACGACATTATTTTATGAGTCAAAATTGTTATTTTATGTCACTTTTTCATGTTAGCCTATGAAACAAATGTTCTGTTGAACGCACTCCAAAACCACCACTTGCCGCTGGTTTTGTAAGTGCTGCTCATGTTCTCCTCTTACTGAACCTTCCTTTTCTGCTCCATGCAGGTGGCTGCGAAGTGGACCTGTCTCGTTTTTTCCAGCTCATCAATGACATGGGCGGCATGCAGCAGGTGATGGACCTGAAGAAGTGGACCAAGCTCGCCGACCTCCTGCGCATCCCCAAGTCTGCACAGGATCGGCTGGCCAAGCTGCAGGAGGCTTACCTGCAGTACATCTTGTCCTACGACTCACTCGGTGCTGAGGAGCGCTTGAGACTGCAGACTGATGTGCTGCAGGAGAAAAAGGACCTGGAGTCTCGCCGCGGCCCTCTGGAGGGCCTCGCAGATTCTTCAGCGCCTGGCGCTTTCTCTCTGCCGCGCTACGAGCCCAAAAACGGGCTCGTTGGCGGGATAGTGGGAGGGGCAACAGGAAACCACCGCACCAATGGAGTGTATCACCATCTGAAGGAACTGGAGGCTCAGGTCAAAGCAGGCCGGCGCCGGCTCTTCGCTCAGGAAAAACAAGGCAAAGAGGACAGGCAGCATGCGGAAGAGCAGGAGGTGGAGGACAGGGGTGTTCTCAGTGACCAGCACAAATGTATTTACAAGGTGAGGATGAAGACGACACTTGCTGTTTATGGCACACATTTGAAGCATACAGACAAGAGGCACGTAAGTTTACCTTTTGTTATTGCTTATGCATACGTTTCTGCTCTCTGCACTTTTCTTGTGATAAGTCATTACATGCTGTTAACACCTTTTGTCTCTTATTGACCTGCTGTTTAAAGATCAGCTCCAAGGCATGGAAACAAGTGACGTCTACCTTATTTCCTTATGTTATGGTCGCCCTTAGTATTATTTTCATACCACTTTGGCAGGCATTGTTGGGTTTCTTTTACTCCTTTGGTCCAACCTGATGTACATTGTCTTGTTTATATGGTAAATGTGCGGTTGGAGCGATCTTTTCTGGCCTGTCGTCAGTGCCAGAGCACCTTTTTAGAGAGACTTCAGtgaatcgagatatatatcgctCATGAGGTGTAAACATTCAACACTTAATTTGACTGTTTCCTCTGTCACATCTTAAGCGACCAAATGTACACCCTGTTTGCTTGTGCTATATATTGTTTTCAACAAAGTGGATTTCACTCGGAGACATTGTTGGGATGTTGTTAACCACACAGTTGTGAGTGCCTATTGAATTTTCTTACTGTGCTCTTGGTAACAATATCGTGCTGTTAACTGCCACAGTTCGTGGTTTGTTTAAGCAAACCTCAGAAGTATGCACACCTGCTTTTACACAGAAATAGTTGGGCCATTGAAGTGAGGGGCCGgcagttttattttcttgtggttttgttttaatatttctgtgcAGCTGTGTTTGGTAAGGTGGTCTGTAGAGTTgctcatgtgtgtatttgtggaccACATAAGATGCATTTCCCCAGCCCGCTTGCAGGCCTGCTGATTATGGCTGGCTGAAAATGTAGGTCAGAGAAATGGCAGCCCCCAAAACAGCGCGTACCCATCCCCCCCACACTTCCAAAGCCCCGCCTCCACAAGCTTTCATAACCCTTCAGCTCCTTGCGTCCAGCCCTCTCCTCATGGCTTCTCTCCTTCAGCCCATGTCCTTGCTCTCAGCTATTTTCCCAAATATCCAGTCCTCTCCAcagccccccacccccacccagtTTCTCTCACTCTTGCCAAATTCTCTGCGTACCTATTCGACCCCCAGTAGTTTGTGCGCATGTGGAAATTTGAAATTGTTCACTCTGTGTGCACAAAAATGGGCCATGTGACTGTTTGTGTACATTTATTTTGAAGCAGCATCTTGGGTCGAAACTGTAATTAAACTTTCTGTGTTCACTCACTGCACAATACCCCACCCATCTCCAATCTGGAtctcatttgattttttttttctgtcctttcctttTGGTAACCAAATCCCTCTGTATgtacaccccccacccccccaacaAACGTGACCCTGTAGTTATACAAGTACTGCTCAGTGCACAGTGACATGTGAATGGCTGTCACTGTCCTGACTTGGAAGTCCTGTCAAAACGTGACTCATCACTTTTTTGCAGAGCTCAGATTTGTGGCTATTATTCATCACAAGTGCCCCCCAAGAGGAGCTTATGTTTCACTTTTTCGATCGAGAGGACAAAGTGCAGGTCAAGGGTGTAATTAACTGTAATTACACTGGGAAAAAGCTCGAAAAAGCGCCGCTACTGAATGACAAAAAGTCTTGTCGGTGCACCAGACTGTAATTTAACTGCATTGTTTCACAACCCTGAAGCTAGTGCAATCATAAAAAGAACTAAGTCAGATAGTACTTGCAAACACATAagagggaaaaagaagaaaaaaacaaaatgtcactGTGAACATTAGGAATCCACAAGGTCAAACTTCAGCCTGGTCTGCACATCTTCAGGCTCAGAGTTGGCAGATTTATGGTCACAGATTCTGTGTAGCAGGGTGTCAGTGGGAGAGGGTCAAGTCCAGGGGAATTGTGTCTCACACTAACAAAGGGAGTAGAGATCCttatagaaacacacacagtcagatATGCAATGTTTTATCCTTATCGCCCTCCATTTGACTTCTTGACTCATGCATCATGGGAAAAATAGATTCCACTGATGATTAATCTTAAATTCATGTGATTTGCAGGGGAAATCGGTGTCTTTGACCAACTTCTTCAGGATAGCGCGGAACACCATGACCATGTGCTTTAACAAGGAACCGTCTGCTGCTGAGGTTGAGGTTAGCATCCTGTCATCTTTATCAAACATCATCTTCATTATCTAAAGTAGCTTTCAGTGTTAAATCTTTGttgtaattacttttttttaaatgagaaaacaTTTAGCCCTATCAAATAATACATCTGTTAATGAAATCAAGCAGACCGTAACTTTAAGATCATTTTTAAAAGGTGAGTTGGTTTCTTCTCGATGTCAGCTACCAGCATGACTGACCATGAGGCACACCTGAATCCTGTACTCAGTTTCATGCATACTTTCTCTTactagttttctgtttttgtcctcttgcagcaagagtactggaGGATTGTGGAACAGAGAGATTGCCATGTGGCAGTGCATTGTGGGAAGGTGGACACCAGTACACATGGCAGTGGTTTCCCCACAGGAAAGTCAGAGCCATTTTCAAAGTAAGTGTTTCTCATCCATCTTGTGAGTTTGGGTACATTTTTCTACCTGCAGCAAAGTCTTTACCTGATCACCGGTCAGATAAAACTTTTTAACAGTCAAACTATCTGCTTCCTCAAAAGTCATTCTTATAAAAACgtcttcttttccttctttcctcaGACATGGATGGAACCTCAATGTCCTCCCAAATAACTCTGGATCCATACTGAGGCATCTGGGTGCTGTGCCTGGTGAGAATTATTTTCATAGCACAGTCTGTACGTTGCTCTACAAATGTAGATGGTCTGTGTTATCTTGATCACTCCAGATGTTTGAGCCGTTTCTGTTGTTTAGCCTGCAGATATTAATGTTTCTGTCTCACTTAACCTTCCTGTCTCTACAGGGGTGACCATTCCCTGGCTAAACATTGGCATGGTCTTTTCTACCTCATGCTGGTCTCGAGACCAAAATCGCCTTCCATATATTGATTACTTACACACTGGTGCTGATTGCATTTGGTAAGTATGCACAGAGGCGTTGTctcagtgtaagtgtgtgcaCCAAAAACTTGTTAATATggtaaaaatgtgtaaaattagacGAGAGAACTAATAGACTTGAATAAAGGAAAACTAAGTGAAAAGTTTGAAActgatgtctgtgtgtgtgctcggACAGGTATTCTATCCCTGCTGAGGAGAAGGCTAAGCTGAACAAGGTGGTCCATACACTGCTTCAGGCCAATGGCACGCCAGGACTAGAGATGCTGGAGAAGAATATCATGGTAAGTCTATAAAAATCCATTCACATATATTTTAACTGGAAGGAAGCGATGCTTTTGATCCTAAAACTTTGCAGAGTCACTTGGAAATGTAACGCCGTTTATTTCACTCTTCCAGATATCTCCAGAGGTGCTGTGCCGTGAAGGCATCAAGGTTTATCGTACTGTCCAGCGGAGTGGCCAGTTTGTGGTCTGCTTCCCCGGTGCCTTTGTCTCTAAAGTGTGCTGTGGCTACAGCGTGTCAGAGACGGTGCACTTTGCCACACCACACTGGATGAACCTGGGTTACCAAGCCGCAAAGGTCAGCATATAAATCAGGGCCGACAAAGCTGAACCAAAGGCCATTTCGATGAATAATGACACATTTTAcatcactgtttgtttttatttcgcAACAGTGCTGTGGACTGCAGCTGTTAAAGATTCAATTTGGGTAGAGGTGATTAACACTGAAATGAACTTAATTCAGCCGGTGTTTTGACCTTTGAGTTCTGTTTCATGTTTGTGAGCGTGAGAGAGCTCCCGAGTAAACCTTTGGCTCGTTGGACTTCATTATAGCTGCAATAGAGGAGAAGAAAATGTTCCCCATTGTCATTATGGGCATAACAGTGATGGAAGTACATCTACCTTCAGCAATGCTATCATACCCACAGCCACATTAAGATTACCCTTCAGGGTAATGTGACATTCATAAAATGTGCTGCACTGTGGAGCACTGCCTGAAACACGCTCTTGCAAATTACAAACATTTTTAGTGAGGAATCATAGGAGAGGATGAGAAACATTGATCTTGGTTACACTACAAATATTCTCTTTGTTATACATTGTCAGCATTCTTGGAGTATATTAGTCCACACCTTTATATTTTGGCTGAAAGCTGGACAAAAATAGATATTAAATGGctgattttgtgtttgttttttccactcaCAGGACCTGAAATGTCGTTGTATAGCCAAACCATTCTCAATGGAGAAGCTACTGTATCAGATCGCCACAGCTGAGTCCAAGAGGGACAACGGCCTACTCCTCACCACCATCTCCACCCTTCTCAAAGACCTCAGGTATGATGCAACAACTCATACAAACGACAAACACGGCAAAGCTACAAATCCAGTTTTATTAGATTTCTAAAGATCGCCACATCAAACACTGCCTATTATGTATCAAACTTCTGGGTTTTGTTTGAGTCAGCTTATGTTCATAAGATAGGTGTGGTCTAATTCACCTTATAATGACTAAATGTACTGTTGTTGTAAAGGAAGAGGAATAAATTGTGATTGAAGTTGGCTATAATACAATTATATCCATTGTGTTACTGTACTGAGATCTGAGTAAGTGCCATTCTCTGTAAGCTCCACTCTGATAGTTTCCCCTTGATAGCAGCAAACTTACTTCCGCTCTCACTCAGAGTGTTTTTGTCCATCAGGAACATAGAGATGCGCCAACGTCAGGAACTTTACAAGGCAGGTTTGCTCTCCTCTGCCCGTTATGGCACACACGATGGCAGCCTGGGACCCATCGAGGGACGTAAGAAGCCTCGCGGCAAATGGCTGACACTGGAGTCCTCAGAGAGGCGCTGCCAGATCTGTCAACATCTCTGCTACCTGTCCATGGTGAGAGCACAACGCCCAGGGGTTTAACATGACAGTGTGTCAAATGTTAAATGGTTTGGGTTCAGTTTACCTGCAAAggact is a window of Maylandia zebra isolate NMK-2024a linkage group LG22, Mzebra_GT3a, whole genome shotgun sequence DNA encoding:
- the jarid2b gene encoding protein Jumonji isoform X2; translation: MRKVLYLSLKEFRTAQKRQLDGDGTTNSNGSLANGQLNGSGSKGSHKEDGSLRRQGLKGSSEYCEDSPAKKRPRLQAQRKFAQSQPNSPSTTPIKVADSGGLNAGLSTVPSTSLSSLSASSPSSSIQDLSRRKPKTEDFLTFLCLRGSSALPSNMAYFGSSQEEEDLEEDDEEEEEQVRNGGGVHSAGSSSQASASSSCHSTPRKGKLPARQPLNGHVFHSHSKAGTRESPRPKGGAHGRDAPAPPLPPPPPPPPPLLRERSERAEAREHARELQAMANSRGSANGLPLRRTSEDLRKQVSKVNGLTRAGSAQAVNGAKKSRDFRLPSKTVKKYTATVSKGHVTYTKAKQKELGKKTKLSSSNKHNSAASAPSSANNHNQHSQPAASNGLANSGKAAAPAHHSNAKTRKQVLLSNGLHNVAAGGRPNGRLNGQRHNTLAKEDAQKLCQQGQGECHGREGLRNSKRRLEVLLNSVGTGVVEHKAKTHGTEAKKAKLQSTPLETRSSSKKVANQEKATTQNTSSTTPISNGHESETPPSPKQTQPVTPPPSSTLPPQQTLPPSTPAANAEPVNQRPKRASAGKLMLIRQAQQQQSRSHGRSASSPSLGQNHSPNPSHVSTTSDPQQTSVSSSTSSPLTSTNSPGQLKPAALRAVDRDKEWESEKELTRQKEREQEKEWERHRSKPEGWAALGEVPIFRPAPREFQDPLVYLDAVREQAEVAGMCRVAPPPDWRPECKLSEEMRFVTQVQRVHMLGRRWGPNVQRLACIRKHLKSQGITMDEPPVIGGCEVDLSRFFQLINDMGGMQQVMDLKKWTKLADLLRIPKSAQDRLAKLQEAYLQYILSYDSLGAEERLRLQTDVLQEKKDLESRRGPLEGLADSSAPGAFSLPRYEPKNGLVGGIVGGATGNHRTNGVYHHLKELEAQVKAGRRRLFAQEKQGKEDRQHAEEQEVEDRGVLSDQHKCIYKGKSVSLTNFFRIARNTMTMCFNKEPSAAEVEQEYWRIVEQRDCHVAVHCGKVDTSTHGSGFPTGKSEPFSKHGWNLNVLPNNSGSILRHLGAVPGVTIPWLNIGMVFSTSCWSRDQNRLPYIDYLHTGADCIWYSIPAEEKAKLNKVVHTLLQANGTPGLEMLEKNIMISPEVLCREGIKVYRTVQRSGQFVVCFPGAFVSKVCCGYSVSETVHFATPHWMNLGYQAAKDLKCRCIAKPFSMEKLLYQIATAESKRDNGLLLTTISTLLKDLRNIEMRQRQELYKAGLLSSARYGTHDGSLGPIEGRKKPRGKWLTLESSERRCQICQHLCYLSMVVRETDNVVFCLECALRYVEKHKSCRGLKMMYRYDEEQINSLVSQVCGRAMLKNGGSIDAGGVIVSGGGGDPCHGLSPAKASPAKRGPRKRATVEVSLARLSSSHMPKAAAVS
- the jarid2b gene encoding protein Jumonji isoform X1; this translates as MSKERPKRNIIQKKYDDSDGIPWSEERVMRKVLYLSLKEFRTAQKRQLDGDGTTNSNGSLANGQLNGSGSKGSHKEDGSLRRQGLKGSSEYCEDSPAKKRPRLQAQRKFAQSQPNSPSTTPIKVADSGGLNAGLSTVPSTSLSSLSASSPSSSIQDLSRRKPKTEDFLTFLCLRGSSALPSNMAYFGSSQEEEDLEEDDEEEEEQVRNGGGVHSAGSSSQASASSSCHSTPRKGKLPARQPLNGHVFHSHSKAGTRESPRPKGGAHGRDAPAPPLPPPPPPPPPLLRERSERAEAREHARELQAMANSRGSANGLPLRRTSEDLRKQVSKVNGLTRAGSAQAVNGAKKSRDFRLPSKTVKKYTATVSKGHVTYTKAKQKELGKKTKLSSSNKHNSAASAPSSANNHNQHSQPAASNGLANSGKAAAPAHHSNAKTRKQVLLSNGLHNVAAGGRPNGRLNGQRHNTLAKEDAQKLCQQGQGECHGREGLRNSKRRLEVLLNSVGTGVVEHKAKTHGTEAKKAKLQSTPLETRSSSKKVANQEKATTQNTSSTTPISNGHESETPPSPKQTQPVTPPPSSTLPPQQTLPPSTPAANAEPVNQRPKRASAGKLMLIRQAQQQQSRSHGRSASSPSLGQNHSPNPSHVSTTSDPQQTSVSSSTSSPLTSTNSPGQLKPAALRAVDRDKEWESEKELTRQKEREQEKEWERHRSKPEGWAALGEVPIFRPAPREFQDPLVYLDAVREQAEVAGMCRVAPPPDWRPECKLSEEMRFVTQVQRVHMLGRRWGPNVQRLACIRKHLKSQGITMDEPPVIGGCEVDLSRFFQLINDMGGMQQVMDLKKWTKLADLLRIPKSAQDRLAKLQEAYLQYILSYDSLGAEERLRLQTDVLQEKKDLESRRGPLEGLADSSAPGAFSLPRYEPKNGLVGGIVGGATGNHRTNGVYHHLKELEAQVKAGRRRLFAQEKQGKEDRQHAEEQEVEDRGVLSDQHKCIYKVRMKTTLAVYGTHLKHTDKRHGKSVSLTNFFRIARNTMTMCFNKEPSAAEVEQEYWRIVEQRDCHVAVHCGKVDTSTHGSGFPTGKSEPFSKHGWNLNVLPNNSGSILRHLGAVPGVTIPWLNIGMVFSTSCWSRDQNRLPYIDYLHTGADCIWYSIPAEEKAKLNKVVHTLLQANGTPGLEMLEKNIMISPEVLCREGIKVYRTVQRSGQFVVCFPGAFVSKVCCGYSVSETVHFATPHWMNLGYQAAKDLKCRCIAKPFSMEKLLYQIATAESKRDNGLLLTTISTLLKDLRNIEMRQRQELYKAGLLSSARYGTHDGSLGPIEGRKKPRGKWLTLESSERRCQICQHLCYLSMVVRETDNVVFCLECALRYVEKHKSCRGLKMMYRYDEEQINSLVSQVCGRAMLKNGGSIDAGGVIVSGGGGDPCHGLSPAKASPAKRGPRKRATVEVSLARLSSSHMPKAAAVS